The Puniceicoccus vermicola genomic sequence AACTTGGTCGTGCTGGAGAGAGGAGGGGACCACCCCTCGGGCTTTCGCTTGGTGCGGGAAGAGTCCGTTCCCAATGTGAAGAGGTCACCAGGAGGGTTGGTTGTATTCGATTTGAATGACGATGGTCAGAAGGAGATTCTTCTTCTGGCTCCGCGGGAAGCGGCGCGGATCTTTCGTCTCGCTCCCGAAAATGAGGAAGAGGCGGACGAGGATGAGAAGGACGTTTCCAAAGAATCCGCCTTGGTGGAGATCGCCGGGGAGTCTTCGGTCCGGAAGAGTCTGCTTAATGGGCTGGATCGCAACCAGCTCGGATATGGTGATGTTGACTGGGATGGGAAGGACGAGCTCATCGTTGCGGCTCAGGGTTTCGCCCGGGCTGTTGGCCTCGATGCGGACGATCGGTTCGTCATTCTGGATCAGTTTAATGCGCGTTCCTCCGGGGACGTCGTGCGGATCCCCGTCTTGGTGGATGTCGATGGGGATGGTGAATCGGAGTTGCTTTTCTATGACAGCGAGGCCGGTGTGATGCAGCGGCTCCAGCGCGATGAGAAAGGGGTTCTCCGCTACCGGGATTCGGCGGACGTTGGCTGGCTCGAGGCGCGAGGGGTTCTCGTGAATCAGGATGATTCTGGGTCGAGCCTTTTGGTGTTGGGGTCCGATCGTTTCTGGGTCCTCCCTCTACTTGCAGGGGAGTGGGAGACGGTTCCGGTCTCTTCCTATGAGACGGATCTGTTGGATGTCTCGCCAACCGAATTGGTTTTTTCCTCTTCCGAGACGGGCCCGCCCTTTCCGGTGGTCTCCGTGGATGGTCAAGAACACGTTATTGAGCTACTCGATTGGAGTCCACCGGACGAGTGGGCGAGTCGACTGCATTTCACCGTCTTCGAGCAGAACCTTCACTACCGTGGCCGGGTGGGGGCCCCCGAGGAGCCGCGGGAAGCGCTTCTGGATGATCTGACCGGGGATGGCATTCCCGATCTTGTCATCTTGGTTCATGACCGGATCCTGATCTATCCCGGGGAGTGAGCGCTTCGCGCAGCGGCTTCATTCCGATTGCCGATGTGCCGGATGCGCGGCGCACGCATCTGTTTCACCCGGAGCGGGTTTCGGTGACGGTGGAACCGGGAGTGGCCTGGCCCGGATTCGTTCTCGAAGATCTCCGAACCGCCTGGCACTTGGCGACGCTTTGCCACGCCGTCTACCATGAGAGGCAAGCGGTGGAGGAGACGTTGCAAACCTTCGGTTGGGAATGGATCGCCCGGGTCGAGCGAGACGGTGTCCGTGCGGATTTGTTTCGCCGTGGGGAAACGATTGTCCTCAGCGGTTGTGGGACGCGTCCCCGGGAAGTGCAAAATCTTCGTCATGACTTGGATGCAGCCTGGGTCGCTCACTCGGCCGGAGGGCGGGTGCATCGGGGCTTCGCGGACGCCTGGTCGACTCTGCGCGCGGAGTTGCAGGAATTGCCCCGACCGAATGTCGTCACCGGGCACAGTCTCGGAGGCGCTCTGGCAATCCTGGCTGCGGCCGAATATCCCGAGGTTGGGGCGATGATTTTTGGCAGTCCTCGGGTAGGGGATGTGGAGTTTTCGGAGAATTTTCGAGGCAGAGAATTGATCCGCTACCAAGGACCGGCGGATGTGGTCTGCCAGCTGCCCCCGAAGAGTTTGGGGTTTTCCCATGCCGGGCGTTTGGCCGTGCTCGCGGAGTCGCGACGCTGGCTCGATCCGGACCCATCGACGGCTTCCAAACTGCGCCGTCGTAGTCAGTGGAGCTTTGCATCTCGTTTGCCTTGGCTCCATCCAAGAGCCCTCTGGTTCCGCGAGTTAGCTGACCACGCGATTCATAATTATTGCCGGATTCTGGCGATGGCGGCAAAGGAGGGGTGAAGTCTGGATTTTTAGGTTGGGATCAGGATGCTTGATTCCCATGCCTTCGGTCGAAAGCCTCGCTATAGCCCCCTGATATTCTCGATTCATACTCTTCGTGTTGCAGCCCAAAGGCAGCAGGGTTCTACAGGCGGCCGCT encodes the following:
- a CDS encoding lipase family protein, producing the protein MSASRSGFIPIADVPDARRTHLFHPERVSVTVEPGVAWPGFVLEDLRTAWHLATLCHAVYHERQAVEETLQTFGWEWIARVERDGVRADLFRRGETIVLSGCGTRPREVQNLRHDLDAAWVAHSAGGRVHRGFADAWSTLRAELQELPRPNVVTGHSLGGALAILAAAEYPEVGAMIFGSPRVGDVEFSENFRGRELIRYQGPADVVCQLPPKSLGFSHAGRLAVLAESRRWLDPDPSTASKLRRRSQWSFASRLPWLHPRALWFRELADHAIHNYCRILAMAAKEG